A genome region from Geodermatophilus bullaregiensis includes the following:
- a CDS encoding methyltransferase family protein translates to MKLPAPYGGGWEWLATSSDGWEQLLSELLDALGVTGRTKRAAAAVGIWLGFTVAMVLIAAAQAAVEANCGLSGGASVGIVAVVWALWTIWHSFVFEKDRRHLLGKKFAYRQAFARDIFPGITVGFSQMLRPALNGDVIRSNSVLPSVPRGLLEWVTATAGWLFLCLGTALFLSAWRVLGAARVGFVSEFLYPTSFVPVRTGPYRCVRHPLFWSGVVVSFGLALICDHPTAFAIASLNVAYGLIYNRLEDRRLVRIFGDRYAAYSKEVPRIIPTHVGLPGSRR, encoded by the coding sequence GTGAAGTTGCCCGCCCCCTACGGTGGTGGTTGGGAATGGTTGGCGACCAGCTCTGACGGTTGGGAGCAGCTGTTGAGTGAACTCTTGGACGCACTCGGCGTCACAGGACGGACGAAGCGCGCTGCAGCGGCCGTGGGTATCTGGCTGGGATTTACCGTCGCGATGGTACTGATCGCGGCGGCACAGGCAGCCGTCGAGGCGAATTGCGGCCTGAGTGGCGGAGCTAGTGTGGGCATTGTGGCCGTGGTCTGGGCGCTCTGGACCATCTGGCACAGTTTCGTGTTCGAGAAGGATCGGCGTCACCTGTTAGGCAAGAAGTTTGCGTACCGTCAAGCCTTCGCACGCGACATATTCCCAGGCATCACCGTCGGCTTCTCGCAAATGCTCCGGCCTGCTTTGAACGGCGATGTCATCCGGTCGAACTCCGTGTTGCCATCGGTCCCTCGCGGACTGCTTGAATGGGTGACGGCCACCGCTGGTTGGCTATTTCTCTGTTTGGGCACCGCGCTATTCCTTAGCGCCTGGCGGGTGCTGGGTGCGGCGCGTGTGGGCTTCGTTAGTGAGTTCTTGTATCCGACCTCGTTTGTTCCGGTACGCACTGGCCCATACCGCTGTGTCCGGCATCCGCTCTTCTGGTCCGGAGTGGTCGTTTCCTTCGGACTCGCCTTGATCTGCGACCATCCCACTGCGTTTGCCATCGCCTCCCTCAACGTGGCGTACGGCCTCATTTACAACAGGCTGGAAGACCGACGCCTCGTACGAATCTTTGGGGATCGCTATGCCGCCTACTCGAAGGAGGTGCCCCGAATCATCCCGACGCATGTTGGTCTTCCTGGATCCAGAAGATAA